One Terriglobia bacterium DNA window includes the following coding sequences:
- a CDS encoding TIGR02678 family protein codes for MTPAASPTSASLDSERQRAMRAILQQPLLCASGAHAEAYLLVRRHAQWLKEWFSRHPDWNFQIDSEIARLRKTPSDLADGTRPAVDPNKGAPFTKRRYVLLCFALATLEQAERQIVLGRLADGAMEFMASDPAFEEAGIQFDLKSQDQRRDMVDVVRLLIDFGVLRRIHGDEQQYLNQSGDVLYNINRPALTAMLNLPNSPSTIAASVRRERTARLTQEFASTSDEGRNRTIRSALVRRLLDNPVLYFDELSADERAYLASQRGFLLSQISQATGLVPEIRREGIAMLDPTGDLTDIGLPEEGTYGHAALLLAEYLAGHAKERPGQTVSLTELHRYTAELIEEHRSHWRRDAREAGAEIDIVERTLDRLAALRLVRREARARQGEASRTDEGGVAPLPAIARYVLGTLTSGGSDR; via the coding sequence ATGACGCCGGCAGCATCCCCGACTTCAGCATCGCTTGATTCGGAGCGGCAGCGCGCCATGCGTGCCATCCTGCAACAGCCGCTCCTCTGTGCGAGTGGCGCTCATGCCGAAGCTTATCTGCTTGTGCGCCGTCACGCGCAATGGCTGAAGGAATGGTTCAGCCGGCATCCGGATTGGAATTTCCAGATCGACAGTGAAATCGCACGTCTGCGAAAGACGCCGTCCGATCTGGCCGATGGCACTCGCCCAGCGGTGGACCCGAATAAAGGCGCGCCATTCACGAAGCGCCGTTATGTTCTGCTTTGCTTCGCCCTTGCAACGCTGGAACAGGCTGAACGTCAGATTGTTCTGGGCAGACTGGCGGACGGAGCCATGGAATTTATGGCCTCGGACCCGGCATTTGAAGAGGCGGGCATTCAGTTCGATCTGAAATCGCAGGACCAGCGGCGAGACATGGTGGATGTCGTGCGGCTGCTGATCGATTTTGGAGTGTTGCGGCGAATCCACGGAGACGAGCAGCAGTATTTGAATCAATCCGGCGATGTGCTTTACAACATCAATCGTCCGGCACTGACGGCGATGTTGAACCTGCCGAACAGTCCGTCGACGATTGCTGCTTCGGTCAGGCGAGAGCGCACAGCGCGCCTGACGCAGGAATTTGCATCCACTTCGGACGAAGGAAGAAATCGGACGATCCGTTCCGCACTGGTGCGTCGTTTGCTAGACAATCCAGTACTGTATTTTGACGAACTGTCCGCGGACGAGCGGGCCTACCTCGCCAGCCAGCGCGGTTTCCTGCTGAGTCAGATCTCACAGGCAACAGGTCTTGTTCCGGAGATTCGGCGTGAAGGTATCGCGATGCTCGATCCTACCGGCGACCTCACCGATATCGGACTGCCTGAGGAAGGAACGTATGGTCACGCGGCCCTCCTTCTGGCCGAGTACCTGGCCGGGCATGCAAAAGAGAGGCCCGGACAGACAGTGAGCCTTACGGAACTTCATCGGTACACGGCGGAATTAATTGAAGAGCATCGTTCGCATTGGCGGCGCGACGCGCGTGAAGCCGGAGCCGAGATTGACATCGTTGAACGAACGCTCGACCGGCTGGCCGCGCTGCGTCTCGTGCGGCGCGAAGCGCGAGCCCGCCAGGGCGAAGCCTCAAGAACTGACGAAGGAGGAGTGGCGCCGCTTCCGGCGATTGCTCGCTATGTCCTCGGAACGCTCACTTCAGGAGGCAGCGATCGATGA